The DNA sequence GGATCGACGTCGCGGGAGACCACGGGGTGATCGGTGTTCATCGAGCCCACGACATGGACGTTCATCGCCCGTCCGTGAGCCTTAAGCGTCAGGGTCGTGGCCATGAGGTCGGCGTGGAACAGGCACACCATCGTGACGATATCGACGTCAAGGCTTGCCCCGTCGCCAACGTCATAGGTGTACGAGCGGGTGGCGGTGCCGTCCCTGAAATCAAGGCTTTGCGAGACTTGTTGCGCATCGGCGAGCGCCTTGCCATCCACCGAGAATTTGAAATCGACGGTATCGGGAACGCCTTGGACGACCTGCCCCACACGCGCGAAACCGTAGGCCTCTTCGGCGTGACGGATGGCAAACGTCTCATGGAAACCGCTCAGGAACGTACCGTCGCCGAGATTTCGCGGCCCGTTGGATTCGCCGCGCACGCCGATGGTGCCGTTGGAGAGGGAAAACAGCGTCGCGCTTTCGGCGGTCGGTTCCCCGTATTCGGTGAATTTCCAAGGATCGATCGGATAACGGCTTTCATCGAGCGGGTCGTGCTGTAAATCGAGTTTCCGAATTTCGTTACTATCCAACGGTTTCCTCCAACATCTCGCCGTCCATCGCATGCCGCCCTGCGACGATTGCCGACAATCGAGTGCATGTACGCCATGGCATTGCCCGTGATCCCATCGTCGAACGGGCATCCAGTGCATCGTTCTTTACTGCACGCAAGCATACAGCAAATAAAATGACATTGCTGTTATAAAACACCTTGGGAAGCGGCCCCATAGGAATTTTTCAGAGGATTTCCCGCCGATTAGCGGCAATAAATAGCCATAAAACGGTCATATTGGTAATAAACATCTCATTTACGATATCGACGATTATCGATTCCCACTTACAAATATCCGGTACCGATAGTCCTGATTGCTCACTTATCGATACCGGACAATCCAACCTCACCGAGGCTGACGGAAATGCCGATCGCCAATCGGCGCAAACGCCGTGTGCGGCTCACGCTGGTACCAATACGCAACGCTGGCCACGTCGTCGCTACGTTCGAACAGGCCGGCCTCGTCGGTGCCGATCTGCTGGATGGTCACGCGCAGATCGCGGTCGAAATAGATCGGGTCGGGGACGTGCCAGCGGTAGAGGCCGCGGGTCACGGGCGTGGCCTGATCCCAGTAGTCGCTTTCGCGGCCGGCCAAGTTCTGGGAGCGGAACGGGAAACCAACGAACGGGGCGCAATAGGTCTGCTCACGCATGTGGTGATTTTCATCGAAAGCAGCAAAGCTCCAGGCACCGCCGAAATAGTCTTCGGTGCCGGTGCTCGTGACGGTCGGGTAATCACTGTCGCCGTCGAGGTAGAACTTGACCTCGCCTTCGCCCCACCAGCGGCTTTCCAGCGCCGTCAATGCCAGATAGGTGCCGACGTAGGTGCCCTGGCCGCGCACGCCGTCGAGAATGGTGTAATCCTGCGCCTTTTTGGTGACCCGTTCACGACGCCACTGGGCGTGGAAGCGCATCGCATCGGCCGGAAGCGCGTCGTATTCGGTGTAATCGATCTGGTAGAAGAACGCCGGAACGTCCTCGTTGTGGTCGCTGCGCAGCACGATTTTCGCGTGCTCGAACGGCATGGCGAAGTAGCAGTTGAAGCCGCGGTTGGGCGCGACCATGACGGGCATGGAATTGATGCGGCAATCCTGCCCGTGCCCGCAGCAGAAGAAGTCCCCGATCGGGCAGACAACAGACGGATTCTCCTCACCGTCCCAATAGAACTCGAGGATCAGGTTGCGCAGGACGTTCGGGCCGGTCGGTGACGTCTTGTCGGTTACGGTCATCCAGATATGGCGGATCACGCCGGGGCCGTCGACGTCCATCAGCGTCACCGATTCGCCGGCCGGCACGGTGCCGAGGCAGGGCGTCCCCTTGCGCGAGGGGCCGAGTTTGCTGGCGGTCCGCGCCGCCACCCCTTTGCCACCGGTCGGGTTCTCGGCGTTGACGCACCGCGAGCGCCCGCGCGAAGCCGCTGCCAGCCCGTCCATCATGCCAAGCCCATAACCTCCATATTCTTGGGTCGCTTCTGCCGTTACACCGTTCATCGATCTTGCCTTTCCTTAATTTACTTAACATTATTCTTACTGGCTTATCTGACACTGGCATCAGGCCAAGTCCAATGTCGGACCTTCAATTCCGACATAATCAAGCCACTCAGCCAGTCTCAGCGGCCCCAAAATGGCGGAAACATACAATCGCGCCATATTCGAGCCGCCAAGCGGGCCGATAAACCGCTTACTTCACCGCGCCGGCGACAATGCCCTGGTTGAGCTTACGCTGGAAGAGGATGAAGAAGATGATGGTCGGGATGATGCTCAGCAGCGACGCCGCAGCCAAGGTGGTCGCGTCCATCGTGTGCTGGCCCTGCAGCGTGGCGAGCGCCAGCGGCACGGTCTGCACGTTGTCGTCCATCAGGAAGGCCATCGGGATCATGTATTCGTTCCAGGTCCACACGAAGAAGAAGACGAACAGGACGCTGATGGTCGACCATGAAATCGGCAGCACCACTTTCAACAGCGTCTCCCAACGGGTCGCGCCGTCAAGCGTTGCGGCCTCGAGGATGGCCTGGGGGAACGTTCCGTAGACCGACGAAAGCAGATAGGTGCCGTACGCGCTTTGGATGACGGTGAAGATGACGACGATCGCCCATTGCGTGTTGTACAGACCGATATGCTTGAACATCGTATAGAGCGGGAACAGCATCGCTTCCTGCGGCATCATGTTCGCAAGCATGATCGCCAGGATGATCCAACGGTTGCCCTTGACCTTGCCGATACCGAGCGCGAAGGAGTTGAGCACGGAAAGCACCACGCCCAGCACTGCGACGATCAGCGAGATCAGCAGGGAGTTGCCGAGCTTGACAGGGAAGTCGCTCATCTTCCAGAAACCGACGATGCCGCTCATCGTCGGATGCGCCGGAAGGGAGAGCGGGCCGGTGGCGTTGTAGTCGCCGATGGTCTTGAAGGCGTTCATCGTCAGGATGATGATCGGGAAGAGCATGATCACCGCGCCGACCAGCAGCAGGATCAGCGCCAGCCAATCGCCCCACGACCTGATGTGCTTGGCCTTGTGGCTTACCTCGGCGGTTTTGCCTTGGGTCCGGCTGTGTTCGTCGCGCACGACGGTCGTCACATTGTTTGTATTACCTTGCGTTGCACCCGCATCGGCCTGTGCCATGCGTGCGTTGCGACGCAACGTTTTGATGGCCCTTGACTTCGCGCTTGATTGGACACCGCCCATAGCGGACACCGGCATAATTGCTTCAGACATGTTGCACTCCCCTCAGTCGTCCATGTTCTTCTCGACATGGCCCTGGAAAATCGTGAACACCACGGAGAACACGATGATGACCAAGGTCAGCGAAGTCGAGATGGCGGCGCCGTAGCCGACCTGATGGATTTGGAAGAATTGGTTGTATGAATAGTAGGACGGCACGATCGTTGTGGTGCCGGGTCCGCCTTTGGTCAGCAGATAGACCGGGCCGAACGTCTTCAGCGCGCCGATGGTGGCGGTGAGGATGACGACCATGAGCTCCGGCATGATCGACGGCAAAGTGACCACGCGGAACTTCTGCCACCAGTTCGCACCGTCAAGCCCCGCGGCTTCGTAAAGCTCGGGGTCCACGCGCTGCAGGCCGGACATGAATATCACGATAGGATAGCCGAGCTGGATCCAGATGAGGATGAACATCAGGCTTGGCAGGGCCAGTTTCGGGTTGCCGAGCCAGTTGATGGCGACCGGACCGCTGGTGAATTTGGCGATGAGCGCGTTGATCGCGCCGTCGTCCGGGCGGAAGATCCAGCCCATGATGATCGCGGCGACAGCCACCGGCAGCAGCTGCGGAAGATAGTAGAGCGCACGGATGAACGACGCGGTCTTGGAACCGAATTTCTTTTGGATGACATCGGTCAGTACCGAGGAAATCAGCAGGCCGAGGATGGTCGGGATGACCACGATGGCCACGATGATCCAGAACGAGTTGAGGAACGATTTCCAGAACGTGGCGTCGCCCATCAGGCGGATCCAGTTCTTGGTTCCGATGAATTTCATCGGCCCGACCCCGCGCCAACGCGTGAAACTCAGGCAGACGTTCCACAGGAACGGGACGATGATGATGACCGCAAGTCCCAGAACGCCGGGGATGAGGTAGGGAATGAATTTTGATGATTTATTGCCGGGCAGGCGCGACATCGCGGGCCTCTTGGCTTTGTCTGTTTGCATTACAAACTCCTTGGAAGTAATGAACTGCTGGATTGATGATTGCGATGATTTCAATGGGTCTCAACCCGCCGGATAGGTCCGACGAATCGAGCCGAAGCGTAACAGCGGACGCCGCTTTAGTCCTTGAAGCCCATATCGACCACACCGGTGTCGTAGGACTTGTGAAGTGAGTCGAGCACCTGCTTGGGTGTTTTGGTGCCGTTGACAAGCTCCTGGAACTGTGCGGAGATGTCGTCGGTCAGGTTGGACGCTGGATAATCCGGGTAGTAGGAAAGGTCGCCCTTCTGGGAATACTGCGAATACTCCTTGATCATCTCCTGGTTCTTCACGTTGGTGATCTTGCTCATATTGGCCGCAAGCGGGATGCCGCCGGCGTTGCCGATACCGTCCTGGTTCTCCTCGGAAAGCACGTTGTTCAAAAGCTTCGCCGCCAGATCCTTATGGTGCGATTTGGTCGGGATGGTCAGCAGGTTGCCCGTGCATCCCTGAAGCATCTTGGTGCCCGGCAGCGCGGCGGCAGTCCATTCGAAGTTCTTGATCTGGTCGACGAAACGGCTTTGGTTCCATGTTCCGGTCTGGTAGATCGGATATTGATTGCCCTTGATGAAGGAGTTCGTGGTGTCTTCGGCCTTGAGGCCGGTGGCGCTGCGGGAGATGTAGCCTTTCTTGACCCAGTCGTTGATTGTGTTGGTGGCGTAGGTCAGCGGCTCGGAATTCCAGTTGACATCGTGCTTGTACATCTGCCAGTCATCGATGAACTTCTTGTCGGCCTTCGTTCCCACAAGCGACCACCAGAGCCACATCACGCCGTATTCCTGGGCGTCGGCAGCGATCGGGGTGATGCCGTGCGACTTGAACTGGCTGCACGCCTGCTCGAATTCGGCCATCGTGGTGGGGATCTTGATGCCGTACTTGTCGAACAGCGTCTTGTTGTAATACACACGCTGGTATTCGGCATAGCTCGGCAGACCGACCCACTTGGTGCCGTCCATAATCCCCATCGCGTCATACTTGGCGATCGAGGCATCAGCCTTGGTGATCTTCTTGTCCCAACCGTATTTCTTGACATACGGCTTCAAATCGCTCAACAGCTCCATCGAGGAAAGCATCCCCGCCGAACCGTTGCCACGATTGGACTCCATGATGTCCGGGGCTTGGTTCGAGTCGAGGAACTGGCTGGAGTTCTGCGCGATCTGCGTGAACGACTTGACCTCGAATCTCACCTTGACGCCGGTCTGTTGGGTGAACTGGTCGGCCGCCTTCTTCCAGGCCGCGGTCTGGGCCGCGGTAGGCAGGTCATAGTACCAGAACGAAATGCTTTGCGGGTGTGCGTCGTCCTGGGCGTTGCTCGACCCGCAGGCCGAAAGCGCCGTCACCGACAGCACCGCCGCAAGCGCCGCCGCGGCAATCTTCCTTATCTTCATCTTTCCTCCTTGAACTTCCACGGATGAATGAAATTATTCAAACAATAATCGAAACGTTTCGATTAACAGGACAGTAAACCATTCTTGTTTTCGCTATGGTTTCCTTGCTCCATTGAAAGGCGGAATCAAAGCCACGCGCCGCACGGGCCCTCATCGCTGAAAGCCTGGCCGGCAAAGCCTTGGTCCTTCACTCAAACTCAATGTTTGTTATGGTATCAATCCATAAGCTCCCCTTCCAGGTCCCTGCTCTCGCGGGAAGGAACGATTGGTCTTGAAGTCGAGATTTTTTCGTTCGCCTGGATTCGGGCAACCGAAGAGGAAGCGGGAGTCGGTGTCCCGTCGTTGACAAGGCCCGCATTCTGCGTGGCCTGCGCCGGAGCCGAAGCAAGCGAACCACGATCGACGAATTTGGGATCGATCAGCGTCACTTCGCCGGCAATGCTCTGACGGTTCTCGATGGCGGAAATCAGCGAGCCCATGGCTATCGAGCAGAGCCGTTCCGGTTCGAACGGTTCCTCGCTCACCGGCCGACGCATCGGCTCGTCGCGCAGGAACGTGCCGCAGGAAAGCACTGAGATGTCATCGGGAACCTTCAGGCCTGCCGCCATCAGCGCGGTGACCGTCAGGTTGAGGATATTGACGCCGGATTGGCTGACCAAAGCCGTCGGACGCGGGGTCTTGGCGAGCATACCGGTGACGAATTTCCTGACGTCGAATGTCGCGTTGTCGACCGGACCGGATTCGAAGACGTCGAGGCCAATCTGTCGTGCACGGTCGAGGAACGCGTCGCGGAAGAGCAACAGATAACCGGCATGGCGCTCGTAGTCGATTTCCTGGGCGCGCAGCAGCGCAACCCGGCGATGCCCCAGCGCGAAAAGCCTGTCGGCGCTTCGACGCCCCATCTTGGCGAAATCGATGTCGATGCAGGCACAGTCCTTGTGGCTTTGCGGCAAGCCGATGGCGACGCACGGCTTGTGATAGCGGGCCGCCTGTGCCACGCGCGCATCGCGCTGTTCGACGTCGAGTAGAAGCACCCCGTCGACGAGGTTGCTGTGGGTCACACGTTCGATATCCGCCACAGCATCGGGGCCTGTCAGCAGCAACACATCATAACCGGCGCTTCTGGCCTGCCACGCGGACTGCATGAAGTAGGTGCTGTATTGCATTTGGTTCAGCCCCTCGTGCATCGGTTCGCTGATGGCGATGATGTGGTTCAGCTGGCCACGCATCTTCTGCGCGCTGGCGTCGGGGATGTAGCCGAGCTCATCGATGGCTTTGAGAACCTTGTCGGTGGTTTTCGAGGAAATGGATCGCTTGCCGGAAAGCACATAGGACACAGTGGAAACGGACACGCCCGCGGCCTTTGCAACATCCTTGATGCCTGCCATGCGTCGCCTCCCTTACCGTGCACGTAAAGCCGGGTCCGCCGGGCCCGTCTTCAACGTCTCAATCTTAAGAAATCAGTCGAAACGTTTCGAAATATGTAGCTTCAGAATAGATGAGGTTTTATCAAGATGTCAATCACTTTGGTTTCTTGAACGTTTCTCATTATTTTGTCTAGTATAGGGCGGCCTGCGGCCCGTTACTGGCTTTGCCTGGTCTCAACGCAGAAGCTTCAATAACTCCATAAAAACCAGACAGGGACGGCCAATTGACTTACAGATACGGGGAAACCAAGCACGGACGGCTTAGTGGCCGTCGCTACCACCATGCCGGGCCGTCGGGTGCAGCGCAGCGCGGCGACGACGCTGCCAGAATCTCGGGGGCTGTCCGCCGACAAGCGCATGGCGAATCGGGCGCGGCTTCTTGTGCCGGATTCTGGTCACGGTCACACCGACGAAGAATATGACCAGACCGGTGACGATGCCGTTAAGGATGCCGTCATTCTGGGTATGGTCGAGGTCCGGAATCGGATCGGGGATGGACCGGCGGCTTCCGGTGATGATCAGACGTTCGGTGTTGATGCCGTAAGGCGTGCAGGTCATCAGCGTCACCAGATCTTGGCCAGGAACGATTTTGTAGAGGTGGGTATCGTCCGGCTTGATGATGTGGATGCCGGTGATCAGGTAGCCCATGGTGTGGTTCAGGGTCTGAATATAGAAGAAATCGCCCTTTTTGAGCTCATCGATTCTGGTGAACAGCAATGCTCCCGGCAGGCCGCTGTGCCCACTCAAAACAGCGTTGGTCGACGGGCCGCCGACCGGCAGGCTTGTGCCGTAAAGGTGGCCGGCACCATGACGCAGAACATCCTCGGACGTGCCGTGGAAAATCGGCATTCGTACGGAAACCTTGGGTATACGAATGGTGCCCATCATCCCTGTTCCGTCGTTGAGCAGGGAAAGGTAATCGGTGTCTTTTTCACTTATCGGCTTGTCTGCGTCGGCACCTTTGGAGAAAGGGTCGGCGAACTCGCCCAGAGTGGCCTGCCCGGACTCGGCGATCTTGCGGTTATAGGCCTGCGCCCTAGCATATTCGTCAGCGATCTTGCCTTGCGGCCAGGAATCAAAACGGGCATTGCTGCTTTCCGTCATCTCGCGTTCGAGGTTCATATCGGAAAGCCAACGCACGGGGAACCACGCAAGGGCGACGATAAGCGCCACAAGGAAAACGGCGATAAGAGCGTCGACGCCAAGAACCGCCGCCCGGCGAAACGGGTTCTTTCCCTCTTCCGGCTCACGCAAAACCGCAGCGAAAGAAACGTCCGAGACAAGCGAAAGTCCCGCTTTATCGCCGTTAGACGACACCATACAAGTCTCCTTTAGGGCAAGGGTAACGCACAAGCGCCATGCCTGAAAAACAACGCTCAACGATTGGCATAACCACAATCGGAACACACGAATCCGAATCGGCGGACCCGACGAAGCAAACAGATGAGAATGGCAAGAAAAGCGCAACCGTTACGGTTCACGCCCTTCTTGCCATTCTCATTTCATCATCGCTTTCGGAAAGGTTTCAACGAAAAGTAATTTTCAGAAACCTTTGCGAAAGCCGAGCCTCACTTGCGCAGCTTGCGTCGGGCCATGACGAGCGCCGCGACGATCATGGCGAGCACCACGATCACAAGCAGCATCAGCAGAATGCCGACGCCACCGGTGAGAGGCAGCTGGGAAATCGAGTTGATGTTGTTGACCACAACAGCCTTGCCGGCTGCCATATCAACGTCACCCAGCGCCGCAGGGGTGGAACCGGAAGCGACGGTGTTCGTGGCGCCGATCAGGCCGTAGACGGCATCAGCCGTGTTCGCGAACTGAGACTTGGAAAGATCGGTGCTCTTGCCGCCGACCTGCACGTCCGTGGAAGGCAAAAACGTGGAGGAATAGCTGCTGGGAGCAACGGTCTCCTTGAGCGTGTAGATGCCATCGGCGAGACCGTCGATCTGCAGTTGACCATTGGAACTTGGGCTATCGGCGGGTGCCGGCGTGACGGCGGTGCCAGAGAAGACCACAAGATCAGCAGTCGCTCCGGTTTCGTTCTGATCGGCAGCCTTCTTGTACGCGCCATTGGCGGTCTTCAGGAACTTGATCGGAGTGGAGTCACCCTTCTTGGTCAGCTGGAAAGTAGCGCCGGCCAAGCCAGTGCCGTCGGCCTTCTTCACCTTCATGACATCGAAATGACGGAAGTAGGAATTGACGCCGCTTGGGCTATTGGTGCCATCTTGGCTGGCATCATTGGTGACGCCACCGTTGGTGCAGGGACTCGGAGAAGAGGGAGTCGGCACGCAGTTGACGACGTTGCCGTTATTGTCCGTTTGCGCGTTATCGGTGCTGGACTGGTGGTTGGTGTCGTTGGAATACGCGACGGTCACACCGTTCTTCAGAGGCTGGCCACTGAGCGCATGGTCGTTGATCTTCATCGCATAGGTGATGACGATATCCTTGCCATAGGTCTGGTTGCGGATGGAAGGCGACAGATCAAAGACCATATACGTTGTGTTGCCGGCAGCATCTTCACTATGGTTGAAGGTGTAATTATTCGATGCAGTCAGTGTAGTGCCATCAACCTTTACCACAGGCGTGACGCTGGAATCAAAGGTGAGGCCGACACCCGGATGATCGGTCATCGCAAACAGATAGTGGTCATATCCGGTGGTCAACGGAACCGTACTGGTCAGTTTGTAATGCAATCTGCCACCGATCGAATTGTCCGAATTATCCTGCGATGAGTCAAGTTGTTTTTTCACCGAGGGTACATCGTTCTTCATGTCCACCTTGCCCAGGGTGATGGCCCCGAGCTGGGTGTAGTCATTGCTGTTGTAGGTGATGCCAGTGCTCACAAGCATCGGGATAGCGTTCTTGAGAGCCGTGCTTCCCGTGGTAAGCACTTGCGTTGTCGTATCGACGACGACGTAGATGCCAGGAGAGCTCACCGGAATGCTCGCGGAGTACGTGGTACCGCCGACCAAAGCCGCCGTGATCTGATTGCCTGACTGGGCAGCCACCAAATCACTGAACTTCTGGTTCGAGCCATTCTGAGCGTTGCTCTTCATCAGATCGGTGACGAAGTCACGCAGCTTGCCGCTCCAAGCCGCATTTGCGCTGTTCGACGTGGTATCTTGCGAGCCTGTGGCGGCATAGCCAAGCCATTTCGAAGCGACCTCACCGACCGGGTTGCCGTCATAGCCGGTGTCCGGTGCGGTGCTGCCTTTCGCGGTTGCAAGAGCATCTGTTGCGGCGGCCTTGGCTGTTGCCGTGGTGCCTACGGAAACCGAGGTCAACGTACCAGGAGTTCCGGTGCTGGAGTTAGGGGTGGTGTCGTCATACTGGGCGGTGAGATAGTCACCGATTTTCACAGCCACGAACTTGTGGCCCTGCATATTGCCCGCGGTGCCGTTGATGACGATATTGGGCGCCGTGGCACCGGACATCGGCATGGTCTGCGTCGCCGCATTGGCGACGCCGCCTAACGGCGAGAATGCCAGCAATGTCGCCGCCGCAATCGCGCCTGCTGCCAGCGCGCGAAGCTTTTTGCTACTCATAATTGGGTTAGCCCTTTCTTTCTTGTTCAATCCCCTGTTACAAGATTGAGATATTGTTTGTTTTGGTCAATGAAGTTATCAAATCCCTATGGTGCTGTAGCTCTTCGGGCTAGGTCTGCAACGCGGTACCACATGCATCGCCTCTTTGGAACCTCGACAGGGACGTATCATTCCGCATGCGCCCCCTTATGTATCAAGCTGGAACGAACGTACCGGAAAGCGAAGTACCCGCCGGTCTCTTCCGTCTGCCAAGCGTGATAACGCACATGATCCTGAAGCAGCGGGTTAATCTGCGTATTGTCGTCCATGCTCCAAGTTCCGTCCGACTGTACCATGGCGGTCCCCACACGCACATCTCGGGTCGAGGTGTTGTCCGGATCGCTTGCATTGATTGGGAAGCTGGGATCGCTCGTGGTCGGTGTGGCGGTAATCGGCCACGTAACCAGTTTGAAGTAACCGTCGAGTTCAGGCTGGGCGGGCGTCGAAACCAGGACAATCATCACTACCACCGCTCACACACACAACGGCTTTTTTATTCAGCCCGACGCGTTTCAAAAAATCACTTTACTTCATTAAACCACTTACAACCTTTTAGACAAAGGCTTATAAGAGGCATAATGATTATCGTTTGACGCAATAACCTGAAATTTTGTATAAATTTCGATTACACACGTTGTATTCAGTCTCCTGTTTTTTATGTACATGGGAAAAATTGCTAAAACCTAATGATGAAATGAATAACAGTTATATACTTTGACCAAAAAAATGAATTTTTAACATCATTTTGATATAATAAATTTCGACAAAAGATATCACTAAAATAGAAAAATGTTTATAAGACAAGCTATTAAATTAATTCTATCAAACGATATACAATCAAGCTAACAAACAATCACAAATGCTAAGTTTTTAACCATCAGAAAATATTACATTGTACTTTTCGTGAAAACATTCACATTATATTCACATACAATATTAATTATCGATTCCGACTATTCGACAAAGCCGGCGAAAAATCCCGGCTCCCTGCTTCCTCTTATCGAAAGCTTGCTCACACAACAACAGCAGCCTCAACTAGCCTGTATTGCCCCTGCCGGCAAGAGACGAATCCCGCCCCACCGATCGGCTTCGTATCACCTCACTTCCATACCGTTGCGTATATCGTCTGTATCAATTTTTATTCGCGGTTAACAACCCTCCCAGATTGCCTATAAACGCAGGTCGCTTCCCTCCCCAAATTTGTGCAGATTCATGGAAAACTCAGACAATGCCAAGCTTTTCCCACACCGCGGCTGATACAGTGGTCAAAGTCGGGAATCTTACAAGCCAAAGGCAAATGACGTCCCACACAGATGCCGAGCCAACGCCCTATGACGCTTACTGAGTTTCCCAAAAGCGCGATTCGCGCAACACCTTGAAGAATTTAGGATCAAGGCGATACCAAAACACCATCAATAGACGGGACATCATGGGTTTCATTCACTTCCTCATTGAGCTTCTGAAAGACCCTCGAACCATCATCGCCGGTTGGATCTCGATGGGGGTGGCGCCCACACTCGGCTTCATCTTCCTCATCGTCTTCATCGAGACCGGCGTCGTCTTCTTCCCGTTCCTGCCTGGCGACTCGCTGCTTTTCGCGGCCGGCTTCTTCGCTGCGCCCGACGCCGTAACCGGCAAATCCGCGCTCCCCCTGATTGCGCTGCTACCGATTGTCTGGAGCGCGCCCATCATCGGCGACCAGTGCAACTACTTCATCGGCCGCTTCTTCGGCCGCAAGATCATCGAAAGCGGCAAGGTCAAGGCGATGACCCCCGAACGCCTCGCCAAGACGGAAGGCATGATCGACAAGTGGGGTCCGCTCGCCGTCTTCCTCGGACGCTTCTTCCCGTTTATCCGCACGTTCATGCCGTTCATCTCCGGGCTTTCGGGCATGCGCTGGTCCCGTTTCACCCCGTTCTCGGCGCTGGGTGGGCTGACCTGGTCGACGCTGTTCACCCTGCTTGGCTACTTCTTCGGCGGTATCCCCGTGGTCCAGAACAACTTCGAGCTGGTCATCGTCGCCATTCTCGTGATTTCGTTGCTGCCGACCATCATCGGCTTGGCCAAGGCCAAGTTCGGCAAGAAGAAGAAAGACGGAGTCGACACCACGCAAAGTGCGTCCGTAACCGTCGAGGAAAGCGAAATATCCGACTGATCGCCTGATCAACTATTGGCTGATCAACTGTCGACCATCGTGGCTGTCAGCTCTCGCCGGCCATCGGCTAACGGTATCGGCTAACGACTATCTGGCCACCGAACATGGACGGCCAACTACCAACCCTCGGCTACCGGCTACCCGCTATTGGCTCACCGGCCACCGGCTACCAACTATTGGCCACAGGCTCACCGGCCGCCGACGATGGACCACGAATGTCCAACCACCGACCATTGGGCCACCGACTCATCAAGATGGTCCATCAAACCAGCCATTGCCCTATGGCGGGCTCTCACTGGTCGATAAGTCGGCATTCTTCGTCCACGAGTAAACCGACATTCCTCATTGCCACCGATAGACCCATATCCCCTCTCAGGGATTCCTTGAGCAACTATCTCGTCGATACCATACGGAGAGCATCTCCCTGACACCTTGCCCAATCCGACCCGAAACGGCGCGCGACCCTTGATCTGCCACCAAAGCCACCAAACGAACGAGTCAAACGTTCATTATATAGATGTCAAACGTTATATATTTTTGTACATTATTTATCGATTTGTTAATTACAAATGCCTAAATCCACCAAATTTAGGGACATATTTACTATAAAATAGTAATTTAGGTATCAGAATAGCCTTTATTCCTCGTGGATATACATCATAAATATTCTTCCCCAATTTTCCTTATTCTTTTGTTTTGCAAGCATTTTTACCGATTTTGTTGCAACAATCAACACTGAATAACTCTAATTTAATACACTTTTGTAAGCAAGTTCACGTTGACAATTTTTCTTTTATGATAAAACACGTCTTTTCT is a window from the Bifidobacterium sp. ESL0745 genome containing:
- a CDS encoding glycoside hydrolase family 172 protein; the protein is MNGVTAEATQEYGGYGLGMMDGLAAASRGRSRCVNAENPTGGKGVAARTASKLGPSRKGTPCLGTVPAGESVTLMDVDGPGVIRHIWMTVTDKTSPTGPNVLRNLILEFYWDGEENPSVVCPIGDFFCCGHGQDCRINSMPVMVAPNRGFNCYFAMPFEHAKIVLRSDHNEDVPAFFYQIDYTEYDALPADAMRFHAQWRRERVTKKAQDYTILDGVRGQGTYVGTYLALTALESRWWGEGEVKFYLDGDSDYPTVTSTGTEDYFGGAWSFAAFDENHHMREQTYCAPFVGFPFRSQNLAGRESDYWDQATPVTRGLYRWHVPDPIYFDRDLRVTIQQIGTDEAGLFERSDDVASVAYWYQREPHTAFAPIGDRHFRQPR
- a CDS encoding carbohydrate ABC transporter permease, whose protein sequence is MSEAIMPVSAMGGVQSSAKSRAIKTLRRNARMAQADAGATQGNTNNVTTVVRDEHSRTQGKTAEVSHKAKHIRSWGDWLALILLLVGAVIMLFPIIILTMNAFKTIGDYNATGPLSLPAHPTMSGIVGFWKMSDFPVKLGNSLLISLIVAVLGVVLSVLNSFALGIGKVKGNRWIILAIMLANMMPQEAMLFPLYTMFKHIGLYNTQWAIVVIFTVIQSAYGTYLLSSVYGTFPQAILEAATLDGATRWETLLKVVLPISWSTISVLFVFFFVWTWNEYMIPMAFLMDDNVQTVPLALATLQGQHTMDATTLAAASLLSIIPTIIFFILFQRKLNQGIVAGAVK
- a CDS encoding sugar ABC transporter permease codes for the protein MQTDKAKRPAMSRLPGNKSSKFIPYLIPGVLGLAVIIIVPFLWNVCLSFTRWRGVGPMKFIGTKNWIRLMGDATFWKSFLNSFWIIVAIVVIPTILGLLISSVLTDVIQKKFGSKTASFIRALYYLPQLLPVAVAAIIMGWIFRPDDGAINALIAKFTSGPVAINWLGNPKLALPSLMFILIWIQLGYPIVIFMSGLQRVDPELYEAAGLDGANWWQKFRVVTLPSIMPELMVVILTATIGALKTFGPVYLLTKGGPGTTTIVPSYYSYNQFFQIHQVGYGAAISTSLTLVIIVFSVVFTIFQGHVEKNMDD
- a CDS encoding extracellular solute-binding protein — its product is MKIRKIAAAALAAVLSVTALSACGSSNAQDDAHPQSISFWYYDLPTAAQTAAWKKAADQFTQQTGVKVRFEVKSFTQIAQNSSQFLDSNQAPDIMESNRGNGSAGMLSSMELLSDLKPYVKKYGWDKKITKADASIAKYDAMGIMDGTKWVGLPSYAEYQRVYYNKTLFDKYGIKIPTTMAEFEQACSQFKSHGITPIAADAQEYGVMWLWWSLVGTKADKKFIDDWQMYKHDVNWNSEPLTYATNTINDWVKKGYISRSATGLKAEDTTNSFIKGNQYPIYQTGTWNQSRFVDQIKNFEWTAAALPGTKMLQGCTGNLLTIPTKSHHKDLAAKLLNNVLSEENQDGIGNAGGIPLAANMSKITNVKNQEMIKEYSQYSQKGDLSYYPDYPASNLTDDISAQFQELVNGTKTPKQVLDSLHKSYDTGVVDMGFKD
- a CDS encoding LacI family DNA-binding transcriptional regulator — translated: MAGIKDVAKAAGVSVSTVSYVLSGKRSISSKTTDKVLKAIDELGYIPDASAQKMRGQLNHIIAISEPMHEGLNQMQYSTYFMQSAWQARSAGYDVLLLTGPDAVADIERVTHSNLVDGVLLLDVEQRDARVAQAARYHKPCVAIGLPQSHKDCACIDIDFAKMGRRSADRLFALGHRRVALLRAQEIDYERHAGYLLLFRDAFLDRARQIGLDVFESGPVDNATFDVRKFVTGMLAKTPRPTALVSQSGVNILNLTVTALMAAGLKVPDDISVLSCGTFLRDEPMRRPVSEEPFEPERLCSIAMGSLISAIENRQSIAGEVTLIDPKFVDRGSLASAPAQATQNAGLVNDGTPTPASSSVARIQANEKISTSRPIVPSRESRDLEGELMD